GATTCACCATGACTGTTAACATGTAATCAAATTACTATATTTCAGAGACAGCCAGAAGAGTTTCATTACCTGAACAATACTTGGAATCAGCTTAAATCTTGAGTCGCGGTAACTGTCACTCCCATTTACAAATTTTCCAAGCGAGGAAGACTCGCTTACAGGTCGATCCGCAGCATAGTACATGACCAAACAATAGTTCGGCTTTGCTGGTACCtgcaaagaaataaaaaaaacaaaaactttttagTTATATACGTGTGGCATATTGTAACTTAGGAAGTAAACAAAGATGAACAAGAGGTGTTTAGCTCACAAAAGAAATATGTATCGACACATAATACGGAAAAGATTGACAGATATATAGAGTTTATGTTGCATATAGTATTATTCACACCTGAAGATTGATGACTAGGATGAACGGCAGCTTTTTCCCCGGTTCTGACTACAAATACGCAAAAAAACTTCCAAATCAGGCTCCTTCAACCACGGAAGAGTATATAGACAAAATTTGTATGTCTCTTCTTTTCTCAGCACTCTTTAACTACTCCTTAACTAAGAAAGTACCAGTAAAATTGAGGTACCTGGACAAGACATTTCGGATGCAGAGCGATGTTGTCTACAGCTTTATCAACTTTAAGCCAATCCACTGATACAAGTGTCAGAAGGGGCTGCCCACCCATTACcttgaattttattaaatttgcaCGCAGTTTAACACAGAGGGAACCTCAATGAAGACAGATAATCCAATTCACGAGCTCAATTTTTCAGAACCAGATATCAATTTGGAAACTAGATACATgcagttaaaaaatataacattatgGAAATATATGAACAAGTTCAGAAACATGGTTGGATCAGGGAGGACCTGAGCATCTACGGAACATCAACTGTTGACATATTGATGAAGATGCATTTAAAGTTACCTTTGCATTATCTTTCAGGTAGGTCTTTCCCCTGATCATAAACCCCATGCCACTAGGAGAATTCCAGCAATTTGAGTCCTTATCACCATTTCCTTTGCGCAGGGATCCTTGGATCTGACTTGGATCGATATCCACAGGATCAACACTAGTGTCTAATTCATTACTTGCGCCTGGAGCTGATGTCAAAATAGAGCTGATATATTAACAATACTCGCTGAGAtttggaaacaaataaaaaaaaggacgTTGTAAATTCTAATCTGTAACACAACTCATGAAGCCATTGATATGATTATTGGACTAGACAAAAAGATGCAAAGGGAGAACCTTTAGGCTGCTTCAAAGATAGGCTGGCGATTGCCCATGAAACATTCTTGAGTTTGACTTTTATCTCCTATTTTTAACATGGAAACAACAGATTACTACCTTCGCATGCAAGTTGCATACCTCGTGGGCTGTACACAAATACTTATATGGACTTTAAGTACTAGCTTATAGTTCTgatttaagatattatttagAAGTTccatttccttatgtccttgCTCTAGAGTGTTTAGCATTTACATATAAGTATATGTAGGGATGAAGTCTCGGTTGTGATGAGACTCATCTAAGATAGAGAGTGCTTCGGAAgtatttatcttttttataCAAAGCGAAACACTTTCTGCGTTTTAGGTGTTTTTGGGATTTGTATTTCGATTCGTGATTCTTTACTCTATAGTTGTGAATACGATATTATAAATGGACGAGAAGAAAGCAAAACCAAGTTACCTTTTTGTCCTgctcctcatcatcttcatcgcTTTCCTCCTCATCAGATGATGAGTCTGTGGCATCATAAAACTGCTCCTCCATTTCCTCTTCTACATATTCACCACTCGGAATATCTGATAACTTGGACTGTACAACAGTAGAGGAGGCTTCATACTTGAAAGCCGGGTTTGCTCCAATGTACTCCTTCAGGCCTGATATACAATTAACAAGAAATTGAAACAAAACCCATGTGGAACTTGTGACATCTCTAATGTAAATCAGAGGTCAGGCAGTTACTATAAACAGCGTTCCAACTATATTGTATAAACTTCTGTGCCACAAAAAAAGCTTCCCATTTGTTACAACAGAGAGACATGATACATTCCTTTTATCCCAAACACGTGCGTATTACGATTGCTAATCTACATCATTCCACTGATATATCTTCGGATGTGCTCACATGAGTCTCCGTCCCTCAATTATATTAGCggtaccacaaaaaaaaaatcacatctcGACTTCCTACTCATTTTTAGTGTTCATACTCTCAAATATGAATGGGCAGAAAAAAATGCATTTAACCTGCCACTTGGAGGAGTAATGCATATGGAATAGTCTTTTCAAACTTTGAGTAGCTAGTTCTCTTCCATTTGCACCAGCGTTTAGAGTGGATTTCTAGCATGTGTGTTACAAGACAACTTGGAGGTTCTGCATCTGATCGCTTTTTCAAATTTCTGATTTCCCAAGTAGATGCTGCAATCACCAGGAACGAAGAGAGATGTAAGGTCTTAAACGCAGAGGGAAAAATGCCTTTCTAGGCGTTCTGTAAGTCTATGGCAAGAATGTATATTATCTGATCCAGTGAGAAAGAAGAAAGTCAAAATGGAAAGGAAAGAAGAATGAAATACTAAAGCAGCAACACAGGCGATATGGTTTACAAGCCTAACGAGTCAGTTCTAGATTTTGTGAGTATTAAAGAACTTAGTCTCTAAACCAGCTAGTTGACTGAAAGTTGTAGCTGCAGAACTCAACACTATTGCGGAGATGTAAGGACGAGGAATCACAAGGACCAAGAACCTCTGGCTATCGAAGTACACTTGGGTAGAAATGTCTTAACAAGAAGAATTTATCTTGACATGCAGCATAGCAAAGAAGGTAATAATGCTACATAGAGAAATGCTATCACAAGAAAATATCTTACGAGTTATATCTGTACGTCGATATCCGGACTTTGGAGGCCGCTTCTTATGCACTGCTGGAAACTGTAAGATTGCTGCATACAAAGTTACAGAATAAGAGAGTAGTTCGATTATATGGATAGCTGTTTTCAAAAGAATGATAATGAATTAAATTAGACTCTAGGTCGCATGAGTCCAAAAAGATACCGTGAGACGGATGAATAACTAAGATTTCGAGACGGCAGTGGTGAGCTAACggatatttataaaaatctgTAACTGTGAAGTTCAGATTCTAGATGTAAGTTTCCTTCCATGATTAACTATTGATATCCTTACAGCTCACagaaaatgaaataaacaaTACAATATTGATTCTCCTTTACATTACTATTCTCTCTTTTGCATTTGATCTTGCAACATATGGGACCAAGTTTATAGGTGGGAACTGACGTTTTAAGTATTTAGTTCAGCAATTAAAGAATAACATTAACATAGAAAATTAAGCTAGTATAATACAATTCACAATTAAACGTGTCAGGGTTTAAATCAATATCCACCTTTGTGCATAGGCGAAACAGACATCATCAGAAATATAAGAACAGAAGAGTAAAACTTACTATATGTTCCATCTTGCCCACGAACCCACTGTCTAGAGAAGATAAAATCTCTCTTTGATTGCCATCtgaaaaatatactatttaatTCAAGTGTAAATCTACCCATTGAATTAAGTGATACATGGAAAATATGTACATGTCCAAACTGGTGAAAACAGAGACCTCATAGAGGAAAGATACcaatacattaaaatatatacatccTTCTCACTAAAGAATACAGAGCGATCAGTGTGACATTAAGGACAACCAGAATTTCAGTTTTCGAACATACCGTGAAAGATACTTAGGATATACGCAGTAAATGACATCATAGTGGCCCTCGTATGAGTCTATCAATTCCGAATCACCTGTTACTGTATCCCACCTGTGTTGATAATTAGAAACATCTAAGTAAAAAAATGATACTTATAACTGTAAGAATATGATCTTACTCGTATCTTTGATGTTTGTCAAGCTTTGAAATCACTTCGAACACAGCATCCGCACTAGCTTCAACTACCGCTACTGCTTTCACAAGAAATCCTCTACCAGCCTACAGAAAAATTCAGTTTGACCAATCTGAGAAGCATTCAAACAGGCATTGAATACAACCAATTACAGTATTTTTCAAGTGCACTACAAGttgcaaacaaaaaacaaacaaactagTTGTCTCACCTTAGCATAAATTATTGCAATTATTCTGGTGCAATCTTTCTAGCGTTTACAACACTTGGTTATAATTACCAATTGACTTTTCTGAATCATCGCAAACAAAGGAAATAAGACACTGAGAGCTCCCTTGCAAAGGCATAATGCCCATTCATTTACAAGTTATAAACCAATACAGCACTTGGCCAACATGGGATTCTAACACAACACCAGCTTTGAAATCTAACATCCAAGGAAACCCACTCCTAACTCATTCTAAATGGCTTTCTCGGTCGGACCAGCTTAATTGCCCCCTTATTTGATAGCTTTCTTAAGATCAGGCTGTTCTGCAACATGCACTCTTGCATGGAATTTAGGTCCGGACAAATTGCTATGGACTTAACCCATACCACATGTCCAAAGTACAAAGAGATTACGAATGACTTCCTTTTGTAACTCATCGACCAATCTATTATGTCATTGGTTTTAATCTTTTTATTCTGTCTATATagttaaagatatatttttggaataaaagtaaatatacctTGAAGTTAGCCACATCTTCAAAAATCCTAACACCTGCAAACAATATACAGAAAAAGAtttaactgaaagttatatacCAAAGACCAAGGAAAGCATAAGAACAATATCGATGTTTTTAGGCCTTATAGTCTTGAAATTCTGAACACCCAAGACTACAATCCTGCCACATAACCTCTGATTTACAGAGATGAAAAACGGCCAACCAAAAAACACTGGACAAGTATTGTCGCAactttttggttattttaagTCTCGTAAAAACACATATGTATAACTGATGGAGAAGTATACAAAGTCAAAAGGAATGCAAAATTGGTAGATGAAACTAAGGGGGGACATTCTACTGGCCCATTTCTGGTTCTCTGGATGAATAATTTGTAATGTGTGGATTGTTTGATATCAAAGCTATACAGATTACCGCCAAGCATACCATTGATTGTACGAACACATTTCCATTCATGTGCCTCGATTGCATCTCCATTGTCTCCACCTCCGTAGAAACTATCACCCCTGACATCATTAACCAAGGTAGAGGATTGCCTCAAAAGAGTCTCCGGACCTGTAAATTAAGAACATATTCACACATCTTTGTTTTGAAAGAAAAGTAACTTTCAGGTGAAACCGATGTCTTGAAACATGAATAACTACTAGATAAAACctttattaattaaactaaattatattTAGGAACCATAGCATGGAACTCAGGACTATCAAAGTCGAGAGCCATAGGAGCATAATTTCACTAACatacaagaaaacatatgatTGAACCCAATGTTGATCTATCTTTATGAAGAAATAAATACAATCTTCAGGGAGCACGATACTAAGTGCGAATTACAACACCCATAACTATACAGTAGATACCGAGCAATGAAACTTTGACCTTTTAGACGCTCAATTTTGTAGCATTCAGAATTAGTAGATGTACTAAAATGAAACAGAAAATTTGACCCAAGAAAAATGACACCAGCATCTAACTGCTGCTTTTGAATGCTTATGATGCTAAGAGAGCCCACAAATTGAAATGCAGCATTTTACCTTGCCCAATTCGGATAAGCTTTTTTAACCCATAAGCATAACGCCTTACTCTAGGTCGATGTCCTTCAAGATCAATGCTTCAAAAGAAAATAGAGAGTGATTCATAAATCGTAGAGTAGCAGTGGACTTCTACTATTTAAAACGCTTTGAACATGTTAAGAATAGAGGACATTGTTATTCATATTTTGTTGGAGAGATCCTCATCTTCCCAAAACATGAACTACTTAGCTTCTAAAAATAACGTCAGAGGCACTAATCATATGATAATTATAACATACTTGGCCTCCATGCTCAATTTTGTTCTTGTGCTTCCCCCTCTGGATAGTGCATATTCAGCCTTCCAAACCAGAAAAGAAATAATCAGAATTGAACAAAATAACGGGTGATACCTCATCCCAATAAGCATTTAAATAAATGCTCCAATAACAACAAACAAGATGAACACTGAAAAAAGTAGCCAAATGTGTGCTATATAAACTACAAAAGTTCATACATTACATGATGCTAGAAAACTTCAGAGAAGTCGTCGTAGTACCTGCTGTTTTGCTTCGTCAAAAGCCTCAACCC
The window above is part of the Brassica napus cultivar Da-Ae chromosome C8, Da-Ae, whole genome shotgun sequence genome. Proteins encoded here:
- the LOC106449590 gene encoding protein ENHANCED DISEASE RESISTANCE 2-like isoform X2 encodes the protein MTSPGSKKVVPADGSEKNHSGNLGRTGDLNESGSSSGGGEGGTFEYFGQVYHLGSNKIGHEYCHLRYLFIRGKYVEMYKRDPHENPDIKPIRRGVIGPTMMVEELGRRKVSHGDVYVIRFSNRLDERKKGEIACATAGEAMKWVEAFDEAKQQAEYALSRGGSTRTKLSMEANIDLEGHRPRVRRYAYGLKKLIRIGQGPETLLRQSSTLVNDVRGDSFYGGGDNGDAIEAHEWKCVRTINGVRIFEDVANFKAGRGFLVKAVAVVEASADAVFEVISKLDKHQRYEWDTVTGDSELIDSYEGHYDVIYCVYPKYLSRWQSKRDFIFSRQWVRGQDGTYTILQFPAVHKKRPPKSGYRRTDITPSTWEIRNLKKRSDAEPPSCLVTHMLEIHSKRWCKWKRTSYSKFEKTIPYALLLQVAGLKEYIGANPAFKYEASSTVVQSKLSDIPSGEYVEEEMEEQFYDATDSSSDEEESDEDDEEQDKKEIKVKLKNVSWAIASLSLKQPKAPGASNELDTSVDPVDIDPSQIQGSLRKGNGDKDSNCWNSPSGMGFMIRGKTYLKDNAKVMGGQPLLTLVSVDWLKVDKAVDNIALHPKCLVQSEPGKKLPFILVINLQVPAKPNYCLVMYYAADRPVSESSSLGKFVNGSDSYRDSRFKLIPSIVQGYWMVKRAVGTKACLLGKAVTCKYLRKDNFLEIDVDIGSSAVARSVIGLVLGYVTSLIVDLAILIEGKEETELPEYILGTVRLNRIELDSAVSFEE
- the LOC106449590 gene encoding protein ENHANCED DISEASE RESISTANCE 2-like isoform X1 produces the protein MTSPGSKKVVPADGSEKNHSGNLGRTGDLNESGSSSGGGEGGTFEYFGQVYHLGSNKIGHEYCHLRYLFIRGKYVEMYKRDPHENPDIKPIRRGVIGPTMMVEELGRRKVSHGDVYVIRFSNRLDERKKGEIACATAGEAMKWVEAFDEAKQQAEYALSRGGSTRTKLSMEANIDLEGHRPRVRRYAYGLKKLIRIGQGPETLLRQSSTLVNDVRGDSFYGGGDNGDAIEAHEWKCVRTINGVRIFEDVANFKAGRGFLVKAVAVVEASADAVFEVISKLDKHQRYEWDTVTGDSELIDSYEGHYDVIYCVYPKYLSRIFFRWQSKRDFIFSRQWVRGQDGTYTILQFPAVHKKRPPKSGYRRTDITPSTWEIRNLKKRSDAEPPSCLVTHMLEIHSKRWCKWKRTSYSKFEKTIPYALLLQVAGLKEYIGANPAFKYEASSTVVQSKLSDIPSGEYVEEEMEEQFYDATDSSSDEEESDEDDEEQDKKEIKVKLKNVSWAIASLSLKQPKAPGASNELDTSVDPVDIDPSQIQGSLRKGNGDKDSNCWNSPSGMGFMIRGKTYLKDNAKVMGGQPLLTLVSVDWLKVDKAVDNIALHPKCLVQSEPGKKLPFILVINLQVPAKPNYCLVMYYAADRPVSESSSLGKFVNGSDSYRDSRFKLIPSIVQGYWMVKRAVGTKACLLGKAVTCKYLRKDNFLEIDVDIGSSAVARSVIGLVLGYVTSLIVDLAILIEGKEETELPEYILGTVRLNRIELDSAVSFEE